Proteins encoded together in one Prunus dulcis chromosome 3, ALMONDv2, whole genome shotgun sequence window:
- the LOC117622997 gene encoding probable serine/threonine-protein kinase SIS8 isoform X4 produces MEETRDDAGPAEQGPPNASWWPSDFVDKFGSVSLGSHEETLSNTESPRSPYQDVLSSQTASQVLWQTGMLLEPIPNGFYSVIPDKRLKEIFDDIPPLDELHAIEAEGVKADVILVDTSKDKKLSMLKQLIVALVKGLNSNPAAMIKKIAGLVSDFYKRPPVESPAKAALEETSHMFDNRGVQLLGQIKHGSCRPRAILFKVLADTVGLESRLVVGLSIDGAVECVDSYKHMSVIVVLNSVELLVDLMRIPGKLLPRSTKAIFMTHISAAGESDSAENDSCDSPLEPNSPLYGFSERMDPDSAERDESLQFRGRFDVPSNVQGPSLRNMMLRPITSIERKLSLSHSEPNIATSFWRRSRRKAIAEQRTASSSPEHPSFRARGRSMLSGDRKSFRDYADDMPTSSYRSDGTSTSEARRLRRRSISITPEIGDDIVRAVRAMNETLKQNRLLREQGDDDRNITYGLQKNDQISSQKAISLPSSPHQYRSQTSEIIGPSEFTRNDELVLTWNRILESATCGNKPLLPYQEWNIDFSELTVGTRVGIGFFGEVFRGVWNGTDVAIKVFLEQDLTTENMEDFCNEISILRGLMCMHRMKIVHRDLKSANCLVNKHWTVKICDFGLSRIMNETNMKDSSSAGTPEWMAPELIRNEPFTEKCDIFSLGVIMWELCTLNRPWEGVPPERVVYAVANEGSRLEIPDGPLGRLISDCWTEPDDRPSCEEILSRLLDCEYSLC; encoded by the exons ATGGAGGAGACACGAGATGATGCAGGGCCCGCAGAGCAAGGGCCTCCAAATGCTTCATGGTGGCCTTCAGATTTCGTGGACAAATTTGGATCTGTTTCTTTGGGTTCCCATGAAGAAACCTTGAGTAATACTGAATCACCTAGAAGTCCGTACCAAGATGTGTTGTCATCTCAGACAGCATCACAAGTTCTATGGCAAACTGGAATGCTTTTAGAACCGATTCCCAATGGTTTCTATTCTGTCATTCCG GATAAAAGGCTCAAGGAGATCTTTGATGATATTCCTCCTCTTGATGAACTTCATGCAATTGAGGCAGAGGGTGTGAAAGCTGATGTCATTCTTGTAGATActtcaaaagacaaaaagttgTCCATGCTGAAGCAACTGATTGTGGCACTAGTGAAAGGATTGAACTCAAATCCAGCTGCAATGATAAAAAAGATTGCTGGACTG gtttcagatttttataagCGGCCACCTGTGGAAAGTCCAGCAAAAGCTGCACTAGAAGAAACTTCCCACATGTTTGATAATCGAGGAGTCCAACTTTTGGGGCAAATAAAGCATGGTTCATGCCGTCCTAGAGCAATCCTGTTCAAAGTTCTAGCAGATACCGTAGGTCTTGAAAGTAGGCTAGTGGTG GGTCTTTCTATTGATGGGGCTGTTGAGTGTGTAGATTCATATAAGCATATGTCTGTGATAGTTGTGTTGAACTCTGTTGAACTATTGGTCGACCTGATGCGGATCCCCGGCAAGCTGTTACCCCGATCAACCAAGGCAATCTTTATGACCCATATTTCTGCAGCAGGGGAGAGTGATTCTGCGGAAAATGATTCCTGTGATTCACCACTAGAACCAAACAGTCCCCTATATGGATTTTCAGAGAGAATGGATCCTGACAG TGCTGAAAGAGATGAGAGCCTTCAGTTCCGAGGGAGATTTGATGTGCCCTCGAATGTACAAGGTCCTTCATTGCGAAATATGATGTTGCGACCTATCACTTCCATTGAAAGAAAACTGAG TTTATCACATAGTGAACCCAACATTGCAACTTCATTTTGGCGCCGTAGTCGAAGAAAGGCCATTGCTGAACAGCGGACTGCTAGTTCAAG tcCAGAGCATCCTTCATTTCGAGCACGTGGGCGGTCCATGCTCAGTGGTGATAGGAAATCTTTTAGAGATTATGCTGATGACATGCCTACCTCAAG CTACAGGTCAGATGGTACATCAACATCAGAAGCTCGTagattaagaagaagaagcattaGTATTACTCCAGAAATTGGTGATGATATCGTAAG GGCTGTACGAGCGATGAATGAAACATTGaagcaaaatcgtcttttgaGAGAGCAGGGTGATGATGACAGAAACATTACTTATGGTCTTCAGAAAAAT GACCAAATCAGTTCTCAAAAAGCAATATCGTTACCTTCATCACCACATCAATATAGGAGTCAAACGTCTGAGATAATTGGACCTTCTGAATTCACGAGAAATGATGAATTGGTCTTAACATGGAACAGAATTCTTGAGTCCGCCACGTGTGGTAATAAACCTCTATTGCCTTATCAGGAATGGAATATTGATTTCTCGGAATTGACTGTTGGAACTCGTGTTGGAATTG GGTTCTTTGGAGAAGTCTTTCGAGGTGTTTGGAATGGAACAGATGTTGCAATAAAGGTTTTCTTAGAGCAAGATCTAACTACTGAAAACATGGAAGACTTCTGCAATGAGATATCCATTCTTAG GGGGTTGATGTGCATGCACCGGATGAAGATAGTTCACCGCGATTTAAAAAGTGCAAACTGTCTCGTGAATAAACATTGGACTGTCAAGATCTGTGATTTTGGGCTCTCAAGAATAATGAACGAGACAAACATGAAGGACTCCTCGTCTGCCGGAACTCCAGAATGGATGGCACCTGAACTTATTCGAAATGAACCCTTCACCGAAAAATGTGATATTTTCAGCCTTGGGGTGATAATGTGGGAGCTCTGCACTCTAAATAGACCGTGGGAAGGTGTTCCACCAGAGAGG GTAGTTTATGCTGTTGCCAATGAGGGTTCCCGATTGGAAATTCCGGACGGTCCACTGGGCAGGCTTATTTCGG ATTGTTGGACAGAACCGGATGATCGGCCAAGCTGTGAGGAGATACTCTCCCGCTTGTTAGACTGCGAATACTCACTTTGCTGA
- the LOC117622997 gene encoding probable serine/threonine-protein kinase SIS8 isoform X5, whose product MEETRDDAGPAEQGPPNASWWPSDFVDKFGSVSLGSHEETLSNTESPRSPYQDVLSSQTASQVLWQTGMLLEPIPNGFYSVIPDKRLKEIFDDIPPLDELHAIEAEGVKADVILVDTSKDKKLSMLKQLIVALVKGLNSNPAAMIKKIAGLVSDFYKRPPVESPAKAALEETSHMFDNRGVQLLGQIKHGSCRPRAILFKVLADTVGLESRLVVGLSIDGAVECVDSYKHMSVIVVLNSVELLVDLMRIPGKLLPRSTKAIFMTHISAAGESDSAENDSCDSPLEPNSPLYGFSERMDPDSAERDESLQFRGRFDVPSNVQGPSLRNMMLRPITSIERKLSYRSDGTSTSEARRLRRRSISITPEIGDDIVRAVRAMNETLKQNRLLREQGDDDRNITYGLQKNDQISSQKAISLPSSPHQYRSQTSEIIGPSEFTRNDELVLTWNRILESATCGNKPLLPYQEWNIDFSELTVGTRVGIGFFGEVFRGVWNGTDVAIKVFLEQDLTTENMEDFCNEISILSRLRHPNVILFLGACTKPPHLSMVTEYMEMGSLYYLIHLSGQKKKLSWRRRLKMLRDICRGLMCMHRMKIVHRDLKSANCLVNKHWTVKICDFGLSRIMNETNMKDSSSAGTPEWMAPELIRNEPFTEKCDIFSLGVIMWELCTLNRPWEGVPPERVVYAVANEGSRLEIPDGPLGRLISDCWTEPDDRPSCEEILSRLLDCEYSLC is encoded by the exons ATGGAGGAGACACGAGATGATGCAGGGCCCGCAGAGCAAGGGCCTCCAAATGCTTCATGGTGGCCTTCAGATTTCGTGGACAAATTTGGATCTGTTTCTTTGGGTTCCCATGAAGAAACCTTGAGTAATACTGAATCACCTAGAAGTCCGTACCAAGATGTGTTGTCATCTCAGACAGCATCACAAGTTCTATGGCAAACTGGAATGCTTTTAGAACCGATTCCCAATGGTTTCTATTCTGTCATTCCG GATAAAAGGCTCAAGGAGATCTTTGATGATATTCCTCCTCTTGATGAACTTCATGCAATTGAGGCAGAGGGTGTGAAAGCTGATGTCATTCTTGTAGATActtcaaaagacaaaaagttgTCCATGCTGAAGCAACTGATTGTGGCACTAGTGAAAGGATTGAACTCAAATCCAGCTGCAATGATAAAAAAGATTGCTGGACTG gtttcagatttttataagCGGCCACCTGTGGAAAGTCCAGCAAAAGCTGCACTAGAAGAAACTTCCCACATGTTTGATAATCGAGGAGTCCAACTTTTGGGGCAAATAAAGCATGGTTCATGCCGTCCTAGAGCAATCCTGTTCAAAGTTCTAGCAGATACCGTAGGTCTTGAAAGTAGGCTAGTGGTG GGTCTTTCTATTGATGGGGCTGTTGAGTGTGTAGATTCATATAAGCATATGTCTGTGATAGTTGTGTTGAACTCTGTTGAACTATTGGTCGACCTGATGCGGATCCCCGGCAAGCTGTTACCCCGATCAACCAAGGCAATCTTTATGACCCATATTTCTGCAGCAGGGGAGAGTGATTCTGCGGAAAATGATTCCTGTGATTCACCACTAGAACCAAACAGTCCCCTATATGGATTTTCAGAGAGAATGGATCCTGACAG TGCTGAAAGAGATGAGAGCCTTCAGTTCCGAGGGAGATTTGATGTGCCCTCGAATGTACAAGGTCCTTCATTGCGAAATATGATGTTGCGACCTATCACTTCCATTGAAAGAAAACTGAG CTACAGGTCAGATGGTACATCAACATCAGAAGCTCGTagattaagaagaagaagcattaGTATTACTCCAGAAATTGGTGATGATATCGTAAG GGCTGTACGAGCGATGAATGAAACATTGaagcaaaatcgtcttttgaGAGAGCAGGGTGATGATGACAGAAACATTACTTATGGTCTTCAGAAAAAT GACCAAATCAGTTCTCAAAAAGCAATATCGTTACCTTCATCACCACATCAATATAGGAGTCAAACGTCTGAGATAATTGGACCTTCTGAATTCACGAGAAATGATGAATTGGTCTTAACATGGAACAGAATTCTTGAGTCCGCCACGTGTGGTAATAAACCTCTATTGCCTTATCAGGAATGGAATATTGATTTCTCGGAATTGACTGTTGGAACTCGTGTTGGAATTG GGTTCTTTGGAGAAGTCTTTCGAGGTGTTTGGAATGGAACAGATGTTGCAATAAAGGTTTTCTTAGAGCAAGATCTAACTACTGAAAACATGGAAGACTTCTGCAATGAGATATCCATTCTTAG CCGTCTTCGGCATCCAAATG ttattttatttctagGTGCATGCACAAAGCCTCCACACTTATCAATGGTTACAGAATACATGGAGATGGGATCCTTGTATTATTTGATTCATTTAAGTGgccagaagaagaagcttAGCTGGCGAAGGAGACTAAAAATGTTGCGTGACATATGCAG GGGGTTGATGTGCATGCACCGGATGAAGATAGTTCACCGCGATTTAAAAAGTGCAAACTGTCTCGTGAATAAACATTGGACTGTCAAGATCTGTGATTTTGGGCTCTCAAGAATAATGAACGAGACAAACATGAAGGACTCCTCGTCTGCCGGAACTCCAGAATGGATGGCACCTGAACTTATTCGAAATGAACCCTTCACCGAAAAATGTGATATTTTCAGCCTTGGGGTGATAATGTGGGAGCTCTGCACTCTAAATAGACCGTGGGAAGGTGTTCCACCAGAGAGG GTAGTTTATGCTGTTGCCAATGAGGGTTCCCGATTGGAAATTCCGGACGGTCCACTGGGCAGGCTTATTTCGG ATTGTTGGACAGAACCGGATGATCGGCCAAGCTGTGAGGAGATACTCTCCCGCTTGTTAGACTGCGAATACTCACTTTGCTGA